One Phocoena phocoena chromosome 5, mPhoPho1.1, whole genome shotgun sequence genomic region harbors:
- the MSANTD1 gene encoding myb/SANT-like DNA-binding domain-containing protein 1 — protein sequence MVRGIHTTRSQLLSGLKHCAGSSAHPMCHPGQQASRLQGGEQADSGRARGLLGAGALPPPSLVVVAFVPARSAQRRCLVRLPGPASLVTGLGRGAGPGARATGAGLPPPWCAGPTRPGPSALSKPAGAPGMAAAEVPGRLVSSQMEKHRRARNWTDAEMRGLMLVWEEFFDELKQTKRNAKVYEKMASKLLEMTGERRLGEEIKIKITNMTFQYRKLKCMTDSESVPPDWPYYLAIDRILAKVPESCDGKLPDGQQPGPSTSQTEASLSPSAKSTPLYLPYKQCSYEGRFQDDGSASSSSLLSLKFRSDERPVKKRKGQGGHWQRKKLRLLETMLEEQRRLSRALEETCRELRRGLDQHSLLQAQGLQLQERTMSLLEKIIAKSGV from the exons ATGGTGAGAGGGATCCACACCACCCGCTCCCAGCTACTCTCTGGCCTCAAGCACTGTGCCGGCTCCTCAGCCCACCCCATGTGTCACCCAGGCCAGCAAGCATCCCGCCTGCAAGGAGGGGAGCAGGCAGACAGTGGCCGAGCCAGGGGTCTGCTCGGGGCCGGAGCCCTGCCCCCGCCCAGCCTGGTGGTGGTGGCGTTTGTACC AGCCCGGTCTGCCCAGCGGAGGTGCCTCGTTCGGTTGCCTGGGCCGGCCAGCCTGGTGACAGGGctggggcgcggggcggggccgggagccCGGGCCACCG GAGCGGGGCTCCCGCCGCCGTGGTGCGCAGGCCCCACGCGGCCCGGCCCGAGCGCGCTCTCTAAGCCCGCAGGTGCCCCCGGCATGGCAGCGGCCGAGGTGCCCGGCCGCCTCGTGTCCTCGCAGATGGAGAAGCACCGGCGGGCCCGCAACTGGACGGACGCGGAGATGCGTGGCCTCATGCTCGTCTGGGAGGAGTTCTTCGACGAGCTGAAGCAGACCAAGCGCAATGCCAAGGTGTACGAGAAGATGGCCAGCAAGCTGCTGGAGATGACCGGCGAGCGCCGGCTGGGCGAGGAGATCAAGATCAAGATCACCAACATGACCTTCCAGTACAG GAAATTAAAATGCATGACAGATAGCGAGTCCGTCCCGCCCGACTGGCCCTATTACCTAGCCATTGATAGGATTCTGGCCAAGGTCCCCGAGTCCTGTGATGGCAAACTGCCGGACGGCCAGCAGCCGGGGCCCTCCACGTCCCAGACCGAGGCGTCCCTGTCGCCGTCTGCTAAGTCCACCCCTCTGTACTTACCGTATAAGCAGTGCTCCTACGAAGGCCGCTTCCAGGACGATGGCTCCGCCAGCTCCTCCAGCTTACTGTCCCTTAAGTTCAG GTCGGACGAGCGGCCCGTGAAGAAACGCAAGGGACAGGGCGGCCACTGGCAGAGGAAGAAGCTACGGCTGCTGGAGACCATGCTGGAGGAGCAGCGCCGGCTCAGCCGCGCCCTGGAGGAGACGTGCCGCGAGCTGCGCCGCGGGCTGGACCAGCACAGCCTCCTGCAGGCGCAGGGCCTGCAGCTGCAGGAGCGCACGATGAGCCTGCTCGAGAAGATCATCGCCAAGTCCGGGGTCTAG